TACCTCGAAAACTTCAATCCCTTCTACACCAATAGCAACGGGCTCGACATCACCATTCAGGGCGTTGTACTTCTGTCTGGTTCCAATATGGCAGGAAAGTCCACAATATGCCGCTCGGTTCTGGCTATAGCAATTCTCTCCAATTTGGGTATTTGGCCGCTGACTTAGGGTTATATTGCCCCTGTGGCACCAAGAGCATCATACCCAGGTTTGACTCTATCAGCGCCACAAGTTCAATTGCGTACGATGTCCCAACTAGCGGGAAATCACTCCATGTACAACAGCTGGAGGACATAGGTGGCATAGTTGCCGGTGCCACGGAGAACGCCCTGGTCGTGGCCGATGAGCCATGCAAGGGTTCGACGCCAAAGTCCTCCGCGGCCCTTACGGCATCCGTCGCAGAGCATCTCTCCAACCTGGGCGCCTTTGCCATTATATCAACCCACCTGCTGGATGAAATTTCCTCATTGCCCCTGGAAACTGACGGGACTATCGAATATTACGCTGCGCGTGCGGTCAATATGGGAAGCGATGTATGCCCCCGCTGGTACTATCAGTTGCTTCCGGGCAGGGGGGAAGGCTCTGGGTCCATTAGGGCCGCAGAACTGGCGGGCCTGGACAATTCTATCATTCAGAGGGCCAGAAAGTTTGAGGTCTGCCTTATGGGAGGGGAGACGACCAAGAACGGGGGGGAGACGGCCAAGGACAGGAGGGAGACGGCCAAGGACAGGTGCTATCACCTAAAGACCGTAACACACGTGATAAAGTCCATACTGGGCGACTCTATGGATATGTGCGTCGTTGAAAATGACGAAATACCACCGCCCAGTTTCAGCAGAAGGCCTGTCTTGTACGCGCTGGTGCTGCCGGTGTTTAGTGGACAAACGCTGCTAAACCATGCCCTGTATATCGGGGAGAGCGGCAACGTGGGTACTAGGCTGAGACAGCACTATAAAAAGGGAATACAGACCCTTGAGACAATGAACGAGGATGCAGTGAGAGCGCTGGGGATAAGCTGCGACGAAATTCGCGTAGATTGGAGCGGCTACACGGGGGTACTGGCTAAGTTCGTGAGTAGGCACATGGCAAAGAGGGCTGAGACTGAAACTATTAAAACTATCCAGGCTACCTTTCCCGACATTATCCTCCTCTCTGTACAGGACCGCCTGGAGGTTTCCACGGTAGAGTAGAGGAACGGTCCCTAGGGGCACGGCCCGCGCCCCGTCAGTAAGTAAATACTTGCCTAGCCTAGATGAATTTAGAGGGGGTAggaaattaaaaatgtccTCTTTACAAGTTCTAAAGTTCTAAATGGTGAGAGCTTTTTCGatcaaattgtatatgGCTAAATCGTTCACAGGGCTGCCTATCTAGATAATAGCCGCAATACCTGGTAATCCGGATTCATCAATAGCTTTTTAACAATAACTTCGCTGTAGATTATCTCCagaatattttttagaGATGGAACTTCAGGACTGGTAAAGCACACCAGCTTGTAGCCTAAATTGTGACCAAAATACCCGTTATTAGCTGTAAGTAgtgaattttgtaattCGCAGTAGAACAGGTGTTGTAATTAGCCACTGAAATTCCCTCTGTGACTTCTTGTTCCGCAATGGCGCCGGAAAATTGATTTAGTCCAGTGAGGAATCCACACATTAGCTTTTCGTATAGGTTGTTGGAATAAGCCTCGTAATCCTGGCCAGACATTAGCCTATCACTGGAAGCAGCCTTCCTAATCGCACTTTTACATGTTTCTGAAAAGTGCAATTTCAATATGCATTGCCTCTCATGGTAGAGGTGGAAGCTGTGTAGCATCACTTGGCCCCATAATACACTCATTGCCATTGTTATTCACGCTAGGTATTAATGCCTGTGTACAGTGCCTGTGCATATTTTGGAAGTAGAAAGCCATACACCAGTGCATTTGAGTCACCTAGCTCATAATTACAGAGTAGGATGACTCACTTACCAAAGCAAATCCAATTGGTTTCGCTAACTTATATATTACCACTCATTTAATCAACTGTGAATCCTACATATTGGCTATGGTAAATGAAGTGACCCTTTCAAAGTTATTACATAATTCTACGGTGGCATTTGCTgtctatatttttaaagaCCTTCAGTCTGATCATAGTTAATTCTAAATGTTCACATCCATTATCGCAAACACCGTCATTTATTTTGTCCTTATTTTCCGCATACTTCGAAGATTATAGTTCTATGTTCGTACATTTGCTACTCAATACGTTACTAACGTTATATAATATCTGCGGGACCATATCTACTACCCTATTGGGGGCATCCTACAGAAGCTAATTTTTGGTACAGTTCCTTACAACCTTAAGTTGATACTCACAATAACTTAATCGCCTATTACTCCAACTTATATAGGATTGTACTGTTTTAATGGGGGCCGCCAATTTTCGTAGCTCCTCCGTCTGAATGCTCTCAGAATGTTCATCCAACGTTCCCATATGCGTGAGTTTACATTAAGCCTTCCCTAGGCAGTTTGTTGTTGGAAACACTTTCAATATTAGTGGCACGTATCCATGCGCAAATCTCACGGTCCTTTGACCGATCTATGGTTAAgttaattgtaaattaaaacTCTTTTCTTTTGTGGCGAAGCGaaatgtaatatatttcaGAGAAAACTTGATATGTCACTTCTGGTGTAACTACTACAGTTAGATTGCATTTCCACTGATTTTGTTCCATTTGCTGCCTAAGATTCGCACCGGGTTACTGGCTACCCTCGTTAAAATATAGCTACTCTAGGCCATGAAGGGGCAATTTGGCCTATTTATTATCTTAAGATACTTTGGATTCCAATGTTTCCAGCCGATTTTTTGcacatattataatttcagtttcaatttttaGCGAAATCATGGTGGAAATTAATGTAGCTGGCAATATGCGCTAGAAATGTAAGATAAGCATATAACTAGCAAGAATGCTAagtatttcaaatataaaattccCATATTAGTCAGCTGAAATgctttaataattaaaacCACGCATATCGCATATTATTTGAACACAATTTATGAATACGGCTAGATTGTCAAATAAGTTTTAGATATTAGTTTTTCTCTACAACACgtatacaaataaattttctGTTTAGATAAATGATGGGAAACAGTTTGAGTTTTGACTAAGAGTATATGTGGCATTGAACATTAAGAAATTGATGGAGATGTTCTCCATTATATAAGTCAAcgaaatgataaaataaacaCCATTAGTTTCGGACATTAATATACGGGTAGATGCAGTGATTGaatgaaatatatgtatttaacGAGAGAATTGGGAGGAAAAcgaaattaaataattgagtAGGTGCCCGTACCAGTAGAGACACGTAATACGCTGgttaaaataacaaaattgagATTGGAAGCAGAATAATTTAGTTAAACACACACTCGAATATGTTATTGGTGaacaattgttaaattaatGGCTAGATAGCAACATGTATAACTAATAATGACAGGAAATTGAGTAAAAACTCCCAGAAATTTAAAAGTCACAAGATAATTTATAAGATGGCCGTATCcggatatattttaaaggCAATATGGGAGAGGTGGAGCTAGGGAAAGATGGTTTGAGTTATGAAGTGACTTGGACACAATTTGACCCACCCCATATAACCCCATTGATAGTTGTGACGATAATCACCGTAACCGAAGGAATCTGAACAAATAGCAAAACAAAATTCAGCAGCCTCTTGAATGTTAGAAAAATGCCAAAGGAAAAAACGCATATCAACTTGGTAGTTATTGGACATGTCGATAGTGGCAAATCTACAACAACTGGGCACTTGATCTACAAGTTAGGAGGAATTGACAAACGTACCATTGAAAAGTTTGAAAAGGATTCTTCCGAAATGGGGAAGAGCTCCTTCAAGTATGCATGGGTGCTTGACAAGCTCAAGTCTGAGCGTGAGAGAGGTATTACTATTGACATTACTCTCTGGAAATTTGAGACCCAGAAATACGAGTACACTGTCATAGACGCACCTGGTCATCGTGactttatcaaaaatatgattACTGGGACTTCACAAGCCGACGTTGCTATGCTTGTCGTTCCTGCTGAATCTGGCGGATTCGAGGCTGCTTTTTCCAAAGAAGGTCAGACCCGTGAACACGCCTTACTAGCCTTCACACTTGGCGTCAAACAGATGATTGTTGCTATTAACAAAATGGATTCTTGTCAGTACAAGGAGGATCGTTATATGGAAATTTTCAAGGAAGTACAGCAGTACTTGAAGAAGGTGGGTTACAAAGTTGAAAGCGTGCCGTTTGTTGCTATTTCAGGATTCCACGGTGACAACATGGTTGAAAAATCTACTAACATGCCTTGGTATAAGGGTAAGACCCTCGTAGAGGCACTTGATCAAATGGAGCCTCCAAAACGTCCGGTCGAAAAACCTCTTAGATTGCCCCTGCAGTCAGTCTATAAAATTGGAGGTATTGGTACGGTACCAGTCGGAAGGGTCGAAACAGGACAACTGAAAGCAGGAATGATCATTACTTTTGCCCCCACTGGTTTGACCACTGAATGTAAATCTGTTGAAATGCATCACGAGGTTGTGGAAGTGGCTAGCCCCGGTGATAACGTTGGATTTAATGTCAAGAATGTGTCTGTTAAGGATATTAAGAGAGGAAATGTGGCTTCGGATTCGAAAAATGACCCAGCCAAGGAAGCTACCTCTTTCTCTGCACAAGTCATTGTACTCAATCACCCTGGTACCATCAAGGCCGGTTACTCACCTGTGGTTGATTGCCATACTGCCCACATTGCTTGCAAATTCGAATCTCTAGACACTAGGATTGACAAGCGTACTGGCAAGACTTTGGAAGAAAATCCTAAGACTATTAAGAATGGTGACGCTGCCATGGTGACTATGAAACCAAATAAACCCATGGTTGTGGAAACTTTCACCGACTACGCCCCGTTGGGCCGGTTCGCCGTGCGTGATATGAGGCAAACGGTCGCAGTTGGTATAATCAAGGCGGTTGAAAAGAAGGATCCATCTTCTGCCAAGGTTACCAAGTCAGCTGTTAAGGCTGGGAAGAAGTAAACATGACACATACTTGGTGCGTTTTGCTACACAAATTTCCAACGCATCTAATTTTCACACCAAAATAATCGCCATGCTATGTTTTAGTCTATTAATTATGACTTagattataaattttttcttAAATCCCCACAACGAATGGCCAGTTTCACGGAGACTGTGCTTGTATTGTATAAGTCTTATGGACAGATACGGAATATTCGCAGGTAAGTAAcgtatattttacaatttgcTATAGAATAAATGCTTGTTGAATATAGAAACTAGACTAAAATCTAGTCTAGGTGTGACACAGTGTATTTCTAaccaataatttacatctGCTATTATGCGTGAAGTATCTCATAACACAATGTACAGTTGAATTTGACTGTAAATTTTGGGCTTGCATGTGATATTTTAACGTTTATATCCTGTAGAACTGTAGCTTGTTCGGCATATATTGGCCATTCAACGTCTAATTATAAATCTTGTCTACTATGTGAATGCACCTAGTATCCAAAATGTATGGATGGAATCTAAACAATACTAATACTATACACTACTAGCTTCTATAAATCATACCATATGCTGTATCTACAGTGTAGTTATACATAGATGACATAATATGTTGTATTGTGACATGGTGTACACTACCCACACATTGCGTTGCTATGTAATAGCGCCTACGTATATTGTAGAAAATGTAGCTTTTGATGCCATATAAGCCCACCTTTATCACATTTATAACaacttcatttttatactTTAACATATCGCATTCTTTCACGACTCATCATTGGCACAAATCTCACAGATCAAACAGAAGTTTCAGCGATCATATAACCAAAGGACCATGTGTCAGATTTGCTCCAAGTCCAACGGGAAAATTACACATTGGAAGCGCTAGAACgcatttatttaatcaacTTTTTTCAAAGACAAACGGCGGAAAGTTGATATTAAGGATAGATGACACCGATACCAAGAGATGTAGTAAAGATTTCGAACGGGATATAATTGACTCCCTAgggtaaatttgataccAATATAGCTGGTTAGGGTTAGATTGGGATGAAGGCCCTCATAGGCAGTCGGAAAGACTGGATCTTTATAGAGAAGCAGCCAATTGGCTAGTATCAAATAACCACGCCTATCTGTGCTATTGTACCCCTGAAGAACTGGATGCCAAAAGGGATAAAGCCAGGAGATATGGCATACCCTACTCCTACGACAGAAAGTGTTACAGTTCTCgattgaataattttaataattatggCGGTAAATATTC
The DNA window shown above is from Babesia microti strain RI chromosome III, complete genome and carries:
- a CDS encoding trafficking protein particle complex subunit 1, putative (BET5) (overlaps_old_locusTagID:BBM_III03485), which gives rise to MSVLWGQVMLHSFHLYHERQCILKLHFSETCKSAIRKAASSDRLMSGQDYEAYSNNLYEKLMCGFLTGLNQFSGAIAEQEVTEGISVANYNTCSTANYKIHYLQLITGYKLVCFTSPEVPSLKNILEIIYSEVIVKKLLMNPDYQIGSPVNDLAIYNLIEKALTI
- a CDS encoding elongation factor EF-1 alpha subunit (overlaps_old_locusTagID:BBM_III03490) encodes the protein MPKEKTHINLVVIGHVDSGKSTTTGHLIYKLGGIDKRTIEKFEKDSSEMGKSSFKYAWVLDKLKSERERGITIDITLWKFETQKYEYTVIDAPGHRDFIKNMITGTSQADVAMLVVPAESGGFEAAFSKEGQTREHALLAFTLGVKQMIVAINKMDSCQYKEDRYMEIFKEVQQYLKKVGYKVESVPFVAISGFHGDNMVEKSTNMPWYKGKTLVEALDQMEPPKRPVEKPLRLPLQSVYKIGGIGTVPVGRVETGQLKAGMIITFAPTGLTTECKSVEMHHEVVEVASPGDNVGFNVKNVSVKDIKRGNVASDSKNDPAKEATSFSAQVIVLNHPGTIKAGYSPVVDCHTAHIACKFESLDTRIDKRTGKTLEENPKTIKNGDAAMVTMKPNKPMVVETFTDYAPLGRFAVRDMRQTVAVGIIKAVEKKDPSSAKVTKSAVKAGKK